In a genomic window of Chaetodon auriga isolate fChaAug3 chromosome 1, fChaAug3.hap1, whole genome shotgun sequence:
- the cplx3b gene encoding complexin-3b has protein sequence MAFMVKHMVGGQLKNLTGGLTEEKPEGEKSEAAAQGMTQEEFEQYQQQLEEEKQEREASFAQKKAERATVRSHFREKYRLPKNETDETQIQQAGDDVVLPTELAKMIAEDNQEETHKQSVLGQLSNIQNVDIDQLKDKAQATLEDLKKQTENCSLM, from the exons ATGGCTTTCATGGTAAAACACATGGTGGGAGGACAGCTGAAGAACCTGACAGGCGGACTGACGGAGGAGAAACCCGAGGGGGAGAAATCAGAAGCCGCCGCGCAGGGGATGACTCAAGAGGAATTTGAACAGTATCAGCAACAGTTAGAGGAGGAAAA ACAAGAACGAGAAGCCAGTTTTGCCCAGAAGAAAGCTGAGAGAGCCACAGTTAGAAGTCATTTCCGGGAAAAGTACAGACTACCAAAG AATGAGACGGACGAGACCCAGATCCAGCAGGCGGGGGATGACGTGGTGTTGCCCACAGAGCTGGCTAAGATGATCGCTGAGGACAACCAGGAGGAGACGCACAAGCAGTCGGTGCTGGGCCAGCTGTCCAACATCCAGAATGTGGACATCGACCAGCTGAAGGACAAAGCGCAGGCCACACTGGAAGACCTCAAAAAGCAGACGGAGAATTGCAGTCTCATGTGA
- the LOC143329325 gene encoding growth arrest-specific protein 1, translating to MKCWCSALALLPWVLVALDAQLICWQALLRCHDEPECDLAYSQYLAACEGNIRGTRRQCPSHCINALIRLNHTRSGPDLETCDCAQDLECLSAKRTIEPCLPRRHPSDAGGIGCMEARQRCEEDSNCHTSLTAYLSYCGQLFNGRKCSSKCKATIQQMLFIPNGMLLNRCVCDGVERPFCEVVKENMSKLCSIGDHSVISDQPDVDDMYEDEDYEPKNDREEVYTDHSSASQRSSSCMALLFLPLARILY from the coding sequence ATGAAATGTTGGTGCAGCGCCCTGGCACTTCTCCCATGGGTGCTGGTGGCCTTAGATGCCCAGCTAATCTGCTGGCAAGCGCTCCTTCGGTGCCACGACGAGCCCGAGTGCGACCTTGCATATAGTCAGTACTTGGCAGCTTGTGAGGGAAACATCAGAGGGACGCGCAGGCAGTGTCCGAGCCACTGCATCAACGCGCTGATAAGACTCAACCACACCCGCAGCGGGCCAGACCTGGAGACCTGCGACTGTGCCCAGGACCTGGAGTGCCTCAGCGCCAAGCGAACCATAGAGCCGTGCCTCCCTCGCAGACACCCGAGCGACGCCGGGGGGATAGGGTGCATGGAGGCCCGGCAGCGCTGCGAGGAAGATAGTAACTGCCACACCTCCCTCACGGCTTACTTGTCATACTGCGGGCAGCTGTTCAACGGCAGGAAGTGCTCCTCCAAGTGTAAAGCCACCATTCAGCAGATGCTGTTCATCCCAAATGGCATGCTGCTGAACCGCTGTGTTTGCGATGGGGTGGAGAGGCCTTTCTGTGAAGTGGTCAAGGAGAACATGAGCAAGCTCTGTTCCATAGGAGACCACAGTGTTATTTCAGACCAGCCTGATGTGGATGACATGTACGAGGATGAAGACTATGAGCctaaaaatgacagagaggaggtgtaCACCGATCACTCCTCTGCTTCTCAGAGGTCATCCAGCTGCATGGCGCTCCTGTTCCTTCCTCTAGCTCGGATACTGTACTGA